The Spirochaeta cellobiosiphila DSM 17781 DNA segment TCAATATAACAAAGACAGTTCCTGGGGAATGGTACGTACAGAAGTACGAAGTACCTACGGTGATAATCACCTGGGTCATCTATTCAATGATGGACCAAAGCCTACAGGACTGCGTTACTGCATCAATTCTGCTTCACTAAGGTTTATTCCAAAAACCCGAATGAAACAGGAAGGCTACGGAAATCTACTCTATCTCTTTGGAGAAATGAAATGAAATATCTATCTACCATTATCTTATTATTAACAGCTGTCTTAACGGGCAGCTTATGGAGTCAAGGATCACCGGAATTACGAGGACCTCTACCGGAATGGAAAGACCAATACACCATGGATCAAGTGGAGACAGCCGTCTTCGCAGGAGGATGCTTTTGGGGAGTGGAAGGAGTCTATGAACAACTAAAAGGGGTATTGGATGTTCATTCAGGCTATGCGGGAGGTAGTGAGAAGACCGCCCACTACAATATGGTCAGCTCCGGAGCTACGGGACATGCCGAATCTGTTCAGATCATCTATGATCCTTCCATCATAAGCTACAAAACCCTCTTGGAAGTCTTCTTTACTGTAGCTCATGATCCCACACAGCTGAATTATCAA contains these protein-coding regions:
- the msrA gene encoding peptide-methionine (S)-S-oxide reductase MsrA — translated: MKYLSTIILLLTAVLTGSLWSQGSPELRGPLPEWKDQYTMDQVETAVFAGGCFWGVEGVYEQLKGVLDVHSGYAGGSEKTAHYNMVSSGATGHAESVQIIYDPSIISYKTLLEVFFTVAHDPTQLNYQGPDRGTQYRSAIFYVNEQQRQEAERYIKADKRDIVTLVSPLKKFYMAEKYHQDFMRLNPDYPYIRYWDLPKIVELKAQYPELLAQP